The bacterium genome includes the window TGTGATTCCATGACCCTGCCCATTTCAGCGGAAACCTGTTGGATCAAAGCATAGTCTGGATTTCGTTTACCATCACTGGAATTGGTTCCATTCCAATCCCACGAGAAGTAAATCCGGTTGGCAAGATTGCCGGTGCGACTTGAATGATACATAATCGAATACATCGGCTTGATACGGTTCACAAGCTGCATAATCGCTTGAGTTTCCGATTCCGAACCGGCAAACGGACCACGATAGTAATCGTAATCTTCTAATCCCATCGAGAATAAATAGGGGTGACCGCGATGCCAGTTAAATGGAAAATTCCGGTTATTATCAACGCCGCTGGTATCGTAACCCACCGCCGGATCAATCAGTAATCGGCCACTATTCCAACGGCAGTTCTTACGATATGAGATGTCTTCTACATGAGTAAAGTGGGATTGTGTACCCATCACTACATCAAGACCTTCCGGATTCATCGTTGGGATGATATACACTTCCAGTTGCAGCCGCCAGTCGCGGAACCGGGTGGGAGCGGTATTTACGTTCAAACTGCACAAATCCCGCGCTAACTGGATGGTTGTCATGACGCCCAATACTTCCTCAGCATGTATTTGACCGATAAACAATAACTTCGGTTTATCAGCGGGCTCCGGATTGCTCGCATTATTCGAGATTCGCGCACACCAGATTGGTAAACCATACTGCTGGCTGTGACCAATCGAATCGACCCGGATGAAATTTGGATAACGTGCTTGCAGATTAAGTAGGTACGCATGGATTTCATCGTTGTCCATGTACCAAGGGTCTAACTGCGAAAACGCGCTGGTAAACGGTAGGATGCTCAGCAGTATGAGCAGGATACTCTTTTTCAAAACAGACTCTCTCGCTTGATGGATGATCCGCAAGGGGTTTGGAATGGAGATGTTCATGGCGCGTCCTCCTGTTGCTGTGCTTAGTTGCTGTTAATCGACGAACGGCGCTGCCAAAGCGATCCAAAAATAATCGATGCCTCATACAAAACGATAAGTGGAATCGATAGCGCGCTTAACGTAAAAATATCGGTCGTCGGAGTTACGATCGCTGCAATGATTACAATAATAACATACGCAATCCGGCGGTAATGTCGAAAGGTTTCCGGGCTCACAAGATCGATTTTTATCAAAACCGCCATCACAATTGGTAACTGAAAGCAAACACCGAATGCAACTGCTAATAATACGACAAAGGTAACATAGGTGTCGAGTGACCAGAAAACCGTCGAGTTCCCGGTCGAGAAGCCGGCAAGGAACGCTAACGCTTGTGGCAGTAACCACCAGCACATCCCGGCGCCCAATAAAAAGAGCAGGGTCGAGGCAAGCACCAGCGGCACAACCAATCGCCGTTCTGTCGGATACAAAGCTGGTGCGACGAATCCCCACAACTGGTAGAATACCCACGGCAACGCTACAATAACCCCGCCATACAACCCGACTAAAATGTAAACGTTGAACCCTTCGGTGGGAGTGAGGACGGCAAGTTGTGCATTCGCCGGCAGCGCATCGCGGAACGGTTGCGTCAGCCATGCCAGCAATTGTTCAGAATAGTACAATCCACCGGCTGCGCCAACCAGCACACCGAGCACGGCGCGGATCAACCGCTTGCGCAGTTCATCGACATGATCCCAAAATTTTAGATCCGTGCTCATTCGTTCATAAACGCATTGCTATCAGAGTACGGGTGAACCTTGTGTTCACCCTTTATTTACTTCTGGATTTACTTCCGGTAACGATTCCACAAATACCAACCGCTCCCAGCGGAGACAACTGTCGCGATAATTCCCAAACCAACTTGCAAAAACAGAAACCAACCGATACCAAACGTTAACCCTAATACTAAGCCCAACCCGGCAAACCAGTCGATCAACACCGATTTTCCGGTTAACGTTATTGCCCCAGCTTCTTTATCAGCAAAGGTGCCGCCGAATTGCAGAATATCGTCACGCACCGGTTTCCACCACCCCGGCGGGCGTGTTCGGAGATAAAACTCGCGGAGTCGGTGCATTTCGGTCGGCTTCGTGAGATATGCTAACAAAACGGCAACAATGAGTGTCGGAAACGCGGTTAACATGAGTTTCACCGCAAATGTTGCCCAGACTGGTTTCACAAATACCCAGACCGCAGCCAACAGCGTGCTTAACAGCAACGCCGCCAATTCCGAGGTGGCATTAATCCGCCACCACAACCATCGCAAGAGATACACCGGACCAACGCCGGAACCTAACGTAATCACAAATTGAAATGCCGTTGTAACGCTTTGTGCTA containing:
- the tatC gene encoding twin-arginine translocase subunit TatC encodes the protein MSTDLKFWDHVDELRKRLIRAVLGVLVGAAGGLYYSEQLLAWLTQPFRDALPANAQLAVLTPTEGFNVYILVGLYGGVIVALPWVFYQLWGFVAPALYPTERRLVVPLVLASTLLFLLGAGMCWWLLPQALAFLAGFSTGNSTVFWSLDTYVTFVVLLAVAFGVCFQLPIVMAVLIKIDLVSPETFRHYRRIAYVIIVIIAAIVTPTTDIFTLSALSIPLIVLYEASIIFGSLWQRRSSINSN